One Vigna unguiculata cultivar IT97K-499-35 chromosome 7, ASM411807v1, whole genome shotgun sequence genomic region harbors:
- the LOC114192377 gene encoding uncharacterized protein LOC114192377, with the protein MESIKHSMVEVNGIKMHVAEKGEGPVVLFLHGFPELWYSWRHQILALSSLGYRAVAPDLRGYGDTEAPVPESSYTCFHLVGDMVALIDSLGVEKVFLVGHDWGAIIGWYLCMFRPDRINAYVSLSVPFRPFLGRNPQQKTVDGFRALYGDDYYICRFQETGKTEAAMACVDITYLLNNIFTARKTDISGPPVFPKAGHETGFNPHTSPTLPSWLSQQDLDYYVTKFQRTGFTGGLKYYRNLNLNWELTASWTGMGIENVPVKFITGGDDLMYTSPGTKEYVHNGGFKKDVPTLDEVVVLEGVAHFSNQEAPKDVTNHIYHFLKKFGP; encoded by the exons atgGAGAGCATAAAGCACAGTATGGTAGAAGTAAACGGCATAAAGATGCATGTTGCGGAAAAAGGAGAAGGACCAGTGGTGTTGTTCTTGCATGGCTTCCCTGAACTATGGTACTCCTGGCGCCACCAAATTCTGGCTCTCAGTTCTCTCGGTTATCGTGCGGTGGCGCCTGATCTCCGAGGCTACGGCGACACGGAGGCCCCTGTTCCGGAGAGCAGCTACACGTGTTTTCACCTCGTGGGTGACATGGTTGCGCTCATAGATTCTCTGGGTGTGGAAAAAGTGTTCTTGGTGGGACACGATTGGGGTGCCATCATCGGTTGGTACCTCTGCATGTTCCGACCAGACAGAATCAACGCCTATGTTTCCCTCAGTGTCCCCTTCCGACCCTTCCTCGGAAGAAATCCTCAACAGAAAACCGTAGATGGTTTTCGTGCCTTGTATGGAGATGACTACTACATATGCAGATTTCAG GAAACAGGAAAGACGGAAGCCGCCATGGCTTGCGTTGACATTACGTATCTGTTAAACAACATATTTACTGCGCGAAAAACTG ACATATCAGGTCCACCAGTTTTTCCAAAAGCGGGGCATGAAACTGGGTTTAATCCCCATACTTCACCCACCTTGCCGTCTTGGCTCTCTCAACAAGATCTTGATTACTACGTTACTAAATTTCAGAGGACTGGCTTCACTGGAGGCTTGAAATACTACAGAAATCTCAACTT AAACTGGGAGCTAACGGCATCGTGGACTGGAATGGGAATCGAGAATGTTCCGGTAAAGTTCATTACAGGTGGCGATGACTTGATGTACACTTCACCGGGGACGAAGGAGTACGTTCACAACGGTGGTTTTAAGAAAGATGTGCCAACTTTGGATGAAGTGGTGGTGCTGGAAGGTGTTGCACACTTCAGCAACCAAGAAGCACCAAAGGATGTGACCAATCACATCTATCATTTCCTTAAGAAGTTTGGACCCTGA
- the LOC114192378 gene encoding uncharacterized protein LOC114192378, with the protein MEEIVHRTVEVNGIKMHVAEKGEGPVVLFLHGFPELWYSWRHQILHLSSVGYRAVAPDLRGYGDSDAPEPLTAYTCFHLVGDIVALIDSLGVDKVFLVAHDWGAILGWYLCLFRPDRVKAYVCLSVPFRPFLGRNPQQKTVDMFRALYGEDYYICRFQEPGKMEAELARVDTAYLMKNILTTRQTGPPIFPKGEYGTGFNPHTPETLPSWLTQQDLDYYVTKFSKSGFTGGLNYYRNLNPNWELTAPWTGVGIVNVPVKFIAGSVDLVYTSPGMKEYIHDGGFKKDVASLEEVVVQEGVGHFNNQEAAHDVANHIHDFISKF; encoded by the exons atgGAGGAGATAGTTCACAGAACGGTGGAAGTAAATGGCATAAAGATGCATGTTGCAGAGAAGGGAGAAGGCCCGGTGGTGTTGTTCTTGCATGGCTTCCCCGAACTCTGGTACTCATGGCGCCACCAGATTCTGCATCTCAGTTCCGTCGGTTACCGTGCCGTTGCCCCTGACCTCCGAGGCTACGGTGACTCCGATGCCCCTGAGCCACTCACCGCCTACACGTGTTTCCACCTTGTCGGAGACATTGTTGCGCTCATCGACTCTCTGGGTGTGGACAAAGTCTTCCTTGTGGCACATGATTGGGGTGCCATCCTCGGTTGGTACCTCTGTCTCTTCCGACCAGACAGAGTGAAGGCCTATGTCTGTCTCAGTGTCCCGTTCCGACCCTTCCTCGGACGAAACCCCCAACAGAAAACCGTCGATATGTTTCGTGCCTTGTATGGAGAAGACTACTACATATGCAGATTTCAG GAACCGGGGAAGATGGAAGCTGAGCTGGCTCGCGTTGACACTGCATATCTGATGAAGAACATACTCACGACGCGCCAAACCGGTCCACCAATTTTCCCAAAAGGGGAATATGGAACTGGATTTAATCCCCATACTCCAGAGACCCTACCCTCGTGGCTCACTCAACAAGATCTTGATTATTACGTTACCAAATTCAGCAAGTCTGGCTTCACTGGAGGCTTGAACTATTACAGAAATCTCAACCC AAATTGGGAGCTGACAGCACCGTGGACTGGAGTGGGAATCGTGAATGTACCGGTTAAGTTCATTGCGGGTAGCGTTGACTTGGTGTACACTTCCCCGGGGATGAAGGAGTACATTCACGACGGTGGTTTCAAGAAAGATGTGGCATCTCTGGAGGAAGTGGTGGTGCAGGAAGGGGTTGGCCACTTCAACAACCAAGAAGCAGCACACGATGTGGCCAATCACATTCATGACTTCATTTCCAAGTTCTGA
- the LOC114192778 gene encoding probable pectinesterase/pectinesterase inhibitor 21, with protein MNEEDGASKRNIALICITTIFLVALIIGIAFSVNVETDSSHSERPQKDRVVSSVKAVRILCKPTMYQKECEKSLIKDAGNITDSRELIKIAFNVTMKRIGKGLKKIDTMRKNESDPRTKMAFGTCTQLLNLSTGEFNRAIEKMGKFDLNNLNNILTSLKVWLSGAITYQETCLDGFNNATTHSGSKMRSLLTTSMHLSSNALAIISALVSTVEITEAGSRNLSEGGEHVFGHGEVVPSWVVDDDDDDDDGVRRLLLQNPHKLKANAVVAKDGSEKFTTIGQALKMVPKKNKRPFVIHIRGGVYHEYVEVPKFMTRVVFVGDGPNRTRITGKRNFVDGTVTYRTATVAIHGDYFVAINIGFENSAGPQKHQAVAIRVQADRSIFYKCWIDGYENTLYALAMRQFYRECRISGTVDFVFGDAVAVFQKCIFVVKKPLKNQELIVTSQGRKEKQQPTGIVIQGSIIVGNGRVKFDNKAYLARPQKSYSRTIFMNTYMEDIIEPEGYLARQGRHGPSGMNTCFYSEYNNSGPGSDKSKRVKWRGIKTLNAKSATEYSPLNFFHGDQWVRVTKIPYYPNILPKL; from the exons ATGAACGAGGAAGATGGAGCAAGCAAGAGGAATATCGCCCTTATTTGTATTACTACCATCTTCCTTGTGGCTTTGATCATAGGCATCGCATTTAGCGTCAACGTGGAGACGGACAGTTCCCACAGTGAAAGACCACAGAAGGATCGCGTTGTTTCGTCTGTGAAAGCGGTGAGAATCCTTTGTAAACCCACAATGTACCAGAAAGAATGTGAGAAAAGTCTGATAAAAGATGCGGGGAACATCACAGACTCCAGAGAACTCATTAAAATTGCATTCAATGTAACCATGAAGAGAATAGGTAAAggactaaaaaaaatagataccATGCGCAAGAATGAGAGTGACCCCAGAACCAAGATGGCGTTTGGAACATGCACGCAACTGCTCAATCTTTCCACTGGGGAATTCAATAGGGCAATCGAGAAAATGGGCAAGTTTGATCTCAACAATCTCAACAACATCCTCACTAGTTTGAAAGTTTGGCTCAGCGGTGCAATCACGTACCAAGAAACTTGCTTGGATGGTTTCAATAACGCCACCACCCATTCAGGGAGTAAGATGAGGAGCTTGTTGACCACTTCCATGCACCTCAGCAGCAACGCCCTTGCCATCATCTCAGCACTTGTTAGCACTGTCGAAATTACGGAAGCCGGGAGTCGCAACCTTTCTGAGGGTGGCGAACATGTTTTTGGTCACGGTGAGGTTGTTCCCTCGTGGGTTgtcgatgatgatgatgatgatgatgatggtgttCGTAGACTCCTTCTTCAAAATCCTCATAAACTGAAGGCTAACGCGGTTGTAGCCAAAGATGGTAGCGAAAAGTTCACGACCATCGGCCAGGCATTAAAGATGGTGCCTAAGAAGAACAAAAGGCCATTCGTGATTCACATTAGGGGGGGTGTTTATCATGAGTACGTTGAAGTCCCTAAATTCATGACTCGCGTCGTGTTTGTCGGTGATGGTCCCAACAGAACACGAATCACGGGCAAGAGAAACTTCGTGGATGGAACGGTTACTTACAGAACCGCCACAGTTG CTATTCATGGAGATTACTTTGTGGCCATCAATATAGGGTTTGAGAATTCCGCTGGTCCCCAGAAACATCAAGCAGTGGCCATAAGGGTTCAAGCAGACAGATCCATTTTCTACAAATGCTGGATAGATGGGTATGAGAACACGTTGTATGCTCTTGCAATGCGTCAGTTTTATCGGGAATGCAGGATTTCAGGCACCGTGGattttgtgtttggtgatgcAGTGGCTGTTTTTCAAAAGTGCATTTTCGTGGTGAAAAAGCCATTGAAAAACCAAGAATTGATTGTGACTTCTCAAGGTAGAAAGGAGAAGCAGCAACCGACAGGAATAGTGATACAAGGAAGCATCATTGTGGGAAATGGTAGAGTGAAGTTTGATAACAAGGCTTACCTTGCTCGTCCACAGAAGAGTTACTCGAGGACCATCTTCATGAACACTTACATGGAGGACATTATCGAACCAGAGGGGTATCTGGCACGGCAAGGACGACATGGTCCTTCAGGTATGAACACTTGTTTCTATAGTGAGTACAATAACAGTGGTCCTGGTTCAGACAAATCGAAGCGTGTAAAATGGCGTGGGATCAAGACACTGAATGCAAAATCTGCGACGGAATACTCACCACTCAATTTTTTTCATGGAGATCAATGGGTTAGAGTTACTAAGATTCCTTACTATCCTAATATCCTCCCCAAGctctaa
- the LOC114189536 gene encoding 60S ribosomal protein L18-3, which yields MGIDLKAGGKSKKTKRTAPKSNDIYLKLLVKLYRFLVRRTGSNFNAVILKRLFMSKVNKAPLSLSRLIKYTKGKEEKIAVVVGTVTDDIRVYEVPSLKVTALRFTETARARIEKAGGECLTFDQLALRAPLGQNTVLLRGPKNAREAVKHFGPAPGVPHSHTKPYVRSKGRKFERARGRRNSRGFRV from the exons ATG GGGATCGATCTGAAGGCCGGAGGTAAGAGCAAAAAGACGAAAAGAACTGCACCAAAGTCCAATGATATCTACCTCAAGCTCTTGGTTAAG CTTTATCGCTTCCTTGTCCGGAGAACTGGCAGCAATTTCAATGCTGTTATACTCAAGCGATTGTTCATGAGCAAGGTTAACAAGGCCCCACTTTCTTTGTCAAGGTTGATTAAGTATACCAAGGGGAAG GAAGAAAAGATTGCTGTTGTGGTGGGGACTGTAACTGATGATATTCGTGTTTATGAAGTTCCATCCTTGAAAGTTACAGCACTAAGGTTTACCGAGACTGCACGTGCAAGAATTGAAAAGGCTGGTGGTGAATGTTTGACATTTGATCAGTTGGCGCTTAGGGCACCTCTTGGACAGAACACG GTTCTTCTTAGAGGCCCAAAGAATGCTCGTGAAGCTGTGAAGCACTTTGGTCCTGCTCCTGGTGTTCCTCACAGCCACACCAAACCTTATGTTCGATCTAAGGGAAGGAAGTTCGAGAGGGCTAGAGGAAGGAGGAACAGCCGAGGATTTAGGGTGTGA
- the LOC114192297 gene encoding pectinesterase-like — protein MKTWTTLYTLVFLFIIFLSSSHVAFSFSDTTCNTTPYPAFCKTTLPPQYLSTHDQFRFLLHQSLSTTKTIAALVSSYLTNHYAIHSSTLHALEDCFNLSQLNIDFLSTVLQAIQNNVNGFQVYDLHTLLSAILTNQQTCFNGFNEVTPCPVVTGALSSPLSDAIKLYSISLALFTRGWVSDATEGSTTVETITNRKLLQTSVDNVEVRQKVVVNPDGSGDFTTINDAVAAAPENSGTNNGYHVIYVVAGIYNEYVFIPKSKQNLMLVGDGINRTVLTGDRSVVDGWTTFQSATFAVVGKGFVAMNITFRNTAGSSKHQAVAVRNGADMSTFYYCSFEGYQDTLYVHSLRQFYKRCDIYGTVDFIFGNAATVFQDCNMYPRLPMLNQFNAITAQGRTDPNQNTGISIQNCCIIGASELGDATSNYNGIQTYLGRPWKEYSRTVYIESFMDGLIDPKGWTEWSGDFALSTLYYAEFANWGPGSNTSNRVTWEGYHLMDQKDALDFTVQKFIQGDKWLPSTGVPFKAGLQ, from the exons ATGAAGACCTGGACCACCTTGTACACCCTTGTTTTCCTCTTCATTATCTTCCTTTCTTCCTCTCATGTTGCTTTCTCTTTCTCAGATACCACATGCAACACTACACCCTACCCTGCATTCTGCAAAACCACTCTACCACCTCAATATTTATCCACACATGACCAATTCCGTTTCCTCCTTCACCAATCCTTATCAACAACAAAAACGATTGCTGCATTGGTCTCTTCTTATCTCACAAACCACTACGCCATTCATAGTTCAACACTGCACGCCCTTGAAGATTGCTTCAACCTTTCACAACTCAACATTGATTTCTTGTCCACTGTCCTCCAAGCCATTCAAAACAACGTCAATGGCTTTCAAGTCTACGACTTGCATACCTTGCTCAGTGCCATTTTAACCAACCAACAAACGTGCTTCAACGGTTTTAACGAGGTAACTCCCTGTCCTGTAGTTACCGGTGCCTTGTCAAGTCCCCTTTCCGATGCGATCAAACTATATAGCATATCTCTGGCCCTTTTCACCCGTGGTTGGGTTAGCGATGCCACGGAAGGATCAACCACAGTTGAGACTATTACTAATAGAAAGTTACTCCAAACAAGCGTTGACAATGTGGAGGTGAGGCAAAAGGTGGTGGTGAACCCTGATGGGTCTGGTGATTTCACCACCATAAATGATGCAGTGGCGGCTGCACCTGAAAACAGCGGCACCAACAACGGGTACCATGTAATCTATGTTGTCGCGGGGATTTACAACGAGTACGTGTTTATTCCTAAGAGCAAGCAGAACCTGATGTTGGTTGGAGATGGCATCAACCGCACTGTGCTCACTGGCGATCGCAGCGTTGTCGATGGCTGGACCACTTTCCAATCTGCAACTTTTG CTGTTGTTGGAAAAGGGTTTGTTGCCATGAACATAACATTTCGTAACACTGCTGGGTCCAGCAAGCATCAAGCTGTGGCTGTTAGAAACGGGGCAGACATGTCCACGTTCTATTATTGCAGTTTCGAGGGTTACCAGGACACACTGTACGTACATTCCCTAAGGCAATTCTACAAACGCTGTGACATTTATGGCACTGTGGATTTTATATTCGGCAATGCAGCAACGGTATTCCAGGATTGTAACATGTATCCGAGACTTCCTATGTTAAACCAGTTCAATGCAATCACAGCACAAGGGCGAACAGATCCAAACCAAAACACTGGCATCTCCATACAGAACTGCTGCATAATAGGAGCCAGTGAATTGGGTGATGCTACTAGCAACTATAATGGGATACAGACATATTTGGGTAGGCCTTGGAAGGAGTATTCTAGAACTGTTTACATAGAATCTTTCATGGATGGCCTAATTGATCCAAAGGGGTGGACAGAATGGTCAGGGGATTTTGCTTTGAGCACACTGTATTATGCAGAGTTTGCTAACTGGGGACCTGGTTCAAACACCAGCAATAGGGTCACTTGGGAAGGGTACCATCTCATGGATCAAAAGGATGCACTTGACTTCACGGTGCAGAAGTTTATTCAAGGTGACAAATGGCTACCCTCCACAGGAGTACCTTTCAAAGCTGGGTTacagtaa
- the LOC114189515 gene encoding uncharacterized protein LOC114189515 has protein sequence MDRKQYRLGPKNMDYSFLLLLLLFHGSLPHSSGKSSGVCVSQGGRFPPFKSEGSVPKKGPKDLTLCRIFRKKTCCDVTHTHPALMSVRKLATTGEASAECLHLWELLECSICDPRVGTQPGPPLICASLCERIYEACSNAYFSMDVKTQILAPCGVNDFVCGRAAEWVSNGTDLCVAAGFRVRSSDIEFVASEEASCYGDKSSLGSVADSWKTSQFELTKKAESLRMLDDFHQWVREMPFGERVSWAIGGMVLTAGLLFVSKRKSHSQRQKLAAIKRAARKLEGKMVEKPPSNAQEYRRRMSR, from the exons ATGGATCGGAAGCAGTACCGGCTCGGACCCAAGAATATGGATTATAGCTTCTTGCTTTTGCTCCTCCTCTTCCATGGCTCCCTTCCTCACTCTTCTG GTAAATCCAGTGGAGTGTGTGTTTCTCAAGGAGGTCGTTTTCCTCCCTTCAAATCTGAGGGTAGTGTTCCCAAAAAGGGTCCTAAAGATTTGACCCTCTGCCGGATATTTCGCAAAAAGACTTGTTGTGATGTAACCCATACACATCCTGCTCTGATGTCTGTAAGGAAGCTTGCTACTACTGGGGAAGCTAGCGCAGAGTGTTTGCACTTATGGGAACTGTTGGAATGTTCCATTTGTGATCCGCGTGTTGGTACTCAGCCTGGACCTCCTCTTATTTGTGCTTCTTTATGCGAGAGAATTTATGAGGCATGCTCAAATGCTTACTTCTCTATGGATGTGAAAACACAG ATTCTAGCACCTTGTGGCGTAAATGACTTTGTTTGTGGTAGAGCTGCTGAATGGGTCTCCAACGGTACAGATCTTTGTGTTGCTGCAGGTTTTCGAGTGAGATCATCCGATATTGAATTTGTTGCCTCAGAAGAGGCTTCTTGTTATGGTGATAAATCCAGTCTAGGTTCTGTTGCTGATTCATGGAAGACTTCACAGTTTGAGTTGACCAAAAAAGCTGAGAGCTTGAGGATGTTGGATGATTTCCACCAATGGGTGAGGGAAATGCCATTCGGTGAAAGAGTTTCTTGGGCTATTGGAGGGATGGTTCTAACAGCAGGCTTGCTGTTTGTAAG CAAAAGGAAAAGCCATAGCCAACGCCAGAAACTCGCTGCAATAAAGCGAGCTGCCAGGAAGCTTGAGGGCAAGATGGTGGAGAAACCGCCTTCTAATGCTCAAGAATATAGAAGAAGAATGTCCAGATGA